The Pygocentrus nattereri isolate fPygNat1 chromosome 17, fPygNat1.pri, whole genome shotgun sequence genome window below encodes:
- the ckmb gene encoding creatine kinase, muscle b yields MAKNCHNDYKMKFSLEEEYPDLSQHNNHMAKALTKDIYDKLRSKSTPSGFTLDDVIQTGVDNPGHPFIMTVGCVAGDEESYEVFKDLLDPVISDRHGGYKPTDKHKTDLNWENLKGGDDLDPNYVLSSRVRTGRSIKGFTLPPHNSRGERRAVEKLSIEALASLDGELKGKYYPLKDMTDKEQEQLIADHFLFDKPVSPLLLAAGMARDWPDARGIWHNDNKTFLVWVNEEDHLRVISMQKGGNMKEVFKRFCVGLQRIEEIFKKHNHGFMWNEHLGYILTCPSNLGTGLRGGVHVKLPKLSTHAKFEEILTRLRLQKRGTGGVDTASVGGVFDISNADRLGSSEVAQVQLVVDGVKLMIEMEKKLEKGESIDGMIPAQK; encoded by the exons ATGGCTAAGAACTGCCACAACGACTATAAAATGAAGTTCTCTCTGGAGGAGGAGTACCCTGACCTCTCTCAGCACAACAACCACATGGCCAAGGCACTGACCAAGGACATCTATGACAAGCTGAGGAGCAAGTCTACCCCAAGTGGCTTCACTCTGGATGACGTCATCCAGACCGGTGTGGACAACCCTG GCCACCCCTTTATCATGACTGTCGGCTGCGTTGCCGGTGATGAGGAGTCCTATGAGGTCTTCAAGGATCTCCTTGACCCAGTCATCTCCGACCGTCATGGTGGCTACAAGCCCACTGACAAGCACAAGACTGATCTGAACTGGGAAAACCTGAAG GGTGGTGATGATCTTGACCCCAACTATGTTCTGAGCAGCCGTGTGCGTACTGGCCGCAGCATCAAGGGATTCACCCTGCCCCCCCACAACAGCCGTGGCGAGCGCAGAGCTGTGGAGAAGCTGTCCATTGAGG CTCTGGCCAGCCTGGATGGTGAGTTAAAGGGCAAGTACTACCCCCTGAAGGACATGACCGACAAGGAGCAGGAGCAGCTGATCGCTGACCACTTCCTGTTTGACAAGCCTGTCTCTCCCCTGCTGCTGGCTGCTGGCATGGCCCGTGACTGGCCTGATGCAAGAGGAATCTGGCACAACGACAACAAGACCTTCCTGGTCTGGGTAAACGAGGAGGACCATCTCCGTGTCATCTCCATGCAGAAGGGTGGCAACATGAAGGAGGTCTTCAAGAGGTTCTGCGTTGGTCTCCAGAGG ATTGAGGAAATCTTCAAGAAGCACAACCATGGATTCATGTGGAATGAGCATCTTGGTTACATCCTTACCTGCCCATCTAACCTGGGTACTGGCCTGCGTGGTGGTGTGCACGTCAAGCTGCCCAAGCTCAGCACACACGCCAAGTTTGAGGAGATTCTGACCAGACTCCGTCTGCAGAAGCGTGGCACAG GTGGTGTGGACACTGCTTCCGTCGGTGGTGTGTTTGACATCTCCAACGCTGACCGTCTGGGTTCCTCCGAAGTGGCGCAGGTGCAGCTTGTGGTCGACGGTGTGAAGCTCATGATTGAGATGGAGAAGAAGCTGGAGAAGGGCGAGTCCATCGACGGCATGATCCCTGCCCAGAAGTAA